The genomic interval TTGAGTTTGCCCAGACCgctgcctcctccaccaccatccATTGGGGAGGAGGACGAGCAGGATGAGAAGTCCAGCCCTGTGTCGTGTTTGCGCTTCCTAGCGCCCATCCAGCCCTGAAGGCCCAACTCTCCCCCGTGCGTGGGCGCTCAGGTGGCTATGGAAGGTGGCGGCCgagctgaaggtctgtgggcacaggaagcagcGGTAGTCCTCCTCCAGCCCGTTGGCGCCGTCTGGCCCTCCTCCCCTGGCCAGCATGGAGGTGTCGGCATGCAGCACCATGTGCCtgtccagcagggggcgctcCAGGAAGCCACAGGCACACACCGGGCAGGAGAAGGCAGCCagggagaggtgtgtgagggCGTGCCACAGCAGGGCACAGAGGGAGGGCTGAGACAGTTGGCACACCACACAGCGCAAAGACTGGACACAAACGTGGGTCAGCAGGTGCTCTCGTACAGCCTAGGGATAGAGAAAAGAAGTCACAAGAATTATtcatataaaaagaaaaacacagctGTTTTGATGAGCACATAACtgattgtgttgtttttttatggcAGAGAACAGCATTTGGTAAAATCTAGTTGGAAACAGCAGAGTAACTAGCCTGGAAGCCAGTCAAATTTAGCCCCGCTCACaaaatttgaggtcgggaagttcggtctagattgttgtggagcaactatgtcCGAACCAGAGCGGTTCAAACCAGAAAAAAATCCTGaatggttttgttcagagctaaAAATGCAACTGTGTTTGAGGATAGATGTAGgatgctagtgacaaaatattagctttcagtacgatgtctttgtaattAACGTCTAATTACAAAGTGTCGATGTCTTTCGTAAATGACGTCTAATAACAAAGTGTTTCATTCATCCCGGTTCTCCCTAACAAAAATGCTATTGCTAGAAGGTAAACATTTAAGATTTCACCATCACGTCTGTTGTAGAAGATTTAgacagtgcaataactttaaagaAATTACCAGAAaactagtgatgggcaaattaagctttggtgaaccacagcagtgtgaacctagcgacactagctgaaaagcaaaaagatggccgccacacatacattttttaacataaaagtccttagcaaaccaatatttttggttacatatactggtttgggtaaggacttttatgttgaaaaatctacatgtggcagccatattggattttttcattagtgttgctagcttcacactgctgtggtttagtggttcaccaaagcttcatttgcccatcactacagAAAACCATATTAAGGCAATTGTGAAGAAGGATGGTTCAggtgttcttcctacaggattcaccccctgtatcggttgaaacacacctcataatcacatcccaatggagcagtatcagactcaaattctgaccaCAATTGAGTATGAAGAGGTCAGGCTACAGAGTAACAGGGTGTCCATTCTAATGGTTCTAAAACTTTTTcaatagcaccacctagtggcAGCATTTTTTTAAGTATCTCAGACAAAAGGATGCCTTTCAACCACCAACACTTCATGTAGTTGCATGATCTCTTATCAAGATCATGTAGTGGTCATGTTATCATATCTTACCTTAAATTGCCAGTTTTACAGTCATTGTAGCTACTGAATTTACAAAGCAGAGTTTGGACATCTCCTAGTTTGGGAACCGATTTATCTTTGGTATGGGACCTGTTGCTGTTTCCTTTTAATATCATAATTGTTGATAGGATGTTGGCGTCTTGAGACCACTCACCTTGAAGTCTTTGGCAAAAGGTTTGGTGCATACGGCACACTGCACTTCTCCCCCTTGGCTCTGGGTAACACTGTTGAGCTGATCGGGGGAGGGGAGGCTGTAACAAGCTGCCGACTGCCGGCGGTGGCGCACCAACTTGGCCTGACTGCTGAACTGCAGCTGGCACATGTCACAAGAGAACAACAGGATGCCCACGTGCGAGAGGGCGTGAGTGACGCTGGCGCCATGCTCTGGGAAGGCCGCTCCACACACGCGGCACTCGCCTGTCTCTGTCAGGTGCGTCTCGGCGTGGGCCCGGATGGCCGTGGTGTCTGCTGGGAGTGCCAGCCCACAGGCTTTACATGCTGCCGCCGCTGCCATGCCTGCCTCTCTGGATGGATCATCCGCGCCGCTGCTGCCATTCCCACTGCCGTTCTCGACAAACACCAGATCTTCTtcatcctcgtcctcctcttcctcctccaggtAGCGCTCCTCTTCGTCGCTCAACTCGATGATTTCCTCGGCAAGCCCTCTCCACTGCTCAGCCCCCTCTGGCTGCTCCCCGGCTTGcaacctccttctctcctcagcCTTCTCCTCTTCAAAGATGGTGGCCACCACTCCATCCTCCACTGGCCCCATCTGCAGGCCGTCCAGAGGCTCTGCACAGGAGGAGGACGGAGCACAGGTCTCGTTGCCCAGCTGGGCAGAGGAATCTGGGAAGGAGCAGGCCTCTGAGACCCTGCTCAGTGGGACACTGGTACCCGCTAACGTTTTAGTCCCACTGACCACTGCTTGTGTGTTCTCCAGCTCACCCCGCTCTTTCTCGGTCCTTTCTTCCATACATCCACTggccacctcctcttcctccacttcCATCTTCAGCTGAAGAGGGAGCACTGGGGGACACTCTGCCAATGTATGCGAGTGCTGTGCATCTGAGGAGGGCTTGCTGTCTGGCACCTGGCTGTACGCAACGTGTGACTGTGCGTCCTCAGCCTTTGGTGACAGGGAGAGTGAAAGGGACACGGCATGAGGTTGGCCCAACCTGGAGGCTCTGCCCTGAGAGAATGGTGACGGGGTGGCTGGAGTTGGGGCAGCAGAGGAGGAAAGCGAAGAGCAGGACGCGGCAGAGGACGAGCACACAGAGGCAGCCATGGCAACACCAGCTGATGCGGCCTCAGGGTCCAAGTCCCGCTCGTGGCCGCACTGGCCCGCGGAGGAGCTCTGCAGGTCAGGGAAGGTGGCATGGCACGCCTGCACCAGTTCCCTCACACCCAACCTCTCAGCAAGCTCATACAGCACCCTCACATCGATAAGGTCAGTGAAGATCTCCCCCGTGTAGATGAAAGTGAGCACCTTCTCAAAGTTGGCTGCCGGACACAAAGTCCAGGGAGAGAGTGGAGCGCGGGCCTTGAGAGAAGAGACTGTggaagtgtgtgcatgagcaggCCAGGACGGCTCGATGGGCTGGAAAGGAGCGCCCACCCACCTGAAGCACCACATCGCAGAGGAGACGGGACAGGCGGCAGCGGTTGAGTTCAGAGAGGAGACGCACCGCATGACTGGAGCCCTGCAGCCTGATCCTCATACCTGGCACTCGGGCTAAAAGGTTTGTCCTGTTGGAGTAGTGAGAACAAATCAGCATTacaacacatgcaaatcaaaaTGTACAGAAAGTTCAAGGCTAGTCTTTCCTACGAACAGGTCAATGGCCTTCTGTGACCTGAACTGTGACCGTATCTGTAGCATCCTCCCCTCTATTTTGTGACATTTTAGGTGAGAGACACAAAAGGCCCTAGGGTTTGAGAAACTGAACATACACTTCACACACCATAGCTAATTTCAAGAAAAATGAAGACGGGTTGCGCTTTAGTCACATGTCAAGTAATGTTACTTGTCAACTTGTTTGATTACCCGCTTAAAATAAATATCGCTCTAGGCCGGGAGAATGCAAACCGTTGAGCAAGTAGTGATAATTAACACTCAAATAGTAATAATGCTGCTGAAACAGAATTGCTTTCTTTTATGCTGTTGATGTACATTTACACTAGCCAACGTGAAATAAAGTTGCATGTACGTGCTACACATGGACATAAAATGAAAACAACTATCGCCGTGGCAAACTTAAGTTGACTATCAAGTGCAGCATCTCAAACGTGAGCTTGCTAGGTAACGTTAGCTGTTTGAGCTAACCAGCTGGTTTGCACTTTAGCAATCCCGATGCAATGAACAACCTTTCTTGCGATTACATTGCTTCATGTCTAAGTTAGCCATCAGACACAAGAGTCAGATTACACACGTAAAATGTTGGGGCTAAGGTTAAATTAGTCGCTAGCGTGGGTTGCCACTTCAGTTTGCCATCTTGTATGCTAGCTCAAGGGATGGAATAACCAACATAACAAAGGCGACGGACGTTGGCTACCTAGGCTAATTCTATCTAATTTATACTTCGCTTGCAACCTAAAGATAGCAAATAAACGAACACGAGATTGATTTTGTACGTAGCAAGACATATTTGCTTTGGACCATTTTGTCAAAGTTTTGAATAACCAGtaagctagcaagctaacattCATAGCAAATAACGTTgcactagccagctagctaagaGCTATAACAGGCTAGCTACCTAACTTGCCAAACAGTAAAATTTACAAACTGGTGGTGTTTACCCATAGAACTAGAGAAGCAGCAGTTTTCAGTAGATAGCTTTCCCTGTGGTTGTCAAACAGCAGGCTAATGATGACGATGGCCCACTTTTGAAGCAGAGGGAACAAGCGAAAGATGCTTGTGACACTCGTGAATGACCGACGGAGACTTGCCCATTTCAATGCCCCTGCCCCTTCATTCGCATACAGGTAGCCCGAACAGAACTTCTGATTGCCATTCATGAGACAAGGAAGACATTTAATTTATAATGTTAGTAGCATTGATACTCTCACGGTCATTGCACTTTATTTCCCCAGACAAATTTCAAGTAGAGGTCAAACATAATGGTAAAATGAGAACTGAATCACACAGACTGAGTCGGAACAGCTGAAACACATATTATTGGAGGCTATCCGGGTAACTTTAGGCTaccttttcattcattcattatctTTACCATGTCATTCACACTGTCTGTGTGCCAAATGCCCAATTAGAAAATGTTTGGAGAAGACGGCACTTTAAAAAGCCTTTTCCTGAGTTAGACCACATTAGATTAAATTCAATTTTGTTGAGTAGACTATTTCGTGTTTAGTAGATTAACTAGGCCTGCCTATGCCTTCAAATATCAGTTATCTTCCCAGTGCAAAAATGCGATATGAAGACTCCAACTGTAAGCAAGTAGGCTATGGCTTCATCTGTATAAACAGCACGTGttcatgaataaataaacaacattgTGTTAAATGCATTTTTGTTCTTG from Alosa alosa isolate M-15738 ecotype Scorff River chromosome 4, AALO_Geno_1.1, whole genome shotgun sequence carries:
- the LOC125293281 gene encoding LOW QUALITY PROTEIN: zinc finger and BTB domain-containing protein 39 (The sequence of the model RefSeq protein was modified relative to this genomic sequence to represent the inferred CDS: deleted 2 bases in 2 codons), giving the protein MRIRLQGSSHAVRLLSELNRCRLSRLLCDVVLQVGGRSFPAHRAVLACSCTHFHSLFSQGPRSTLSLDFVSAANFEKVLTFIYTGEIFTDLIDVRVLYELAERLGVRELVQACHATFPDLQSSSAGQCGHERDLDPEAASAGVAMAASVCSSSAASCSSLSSSAAPTPATPSPFSQGRASRLGQPHAVSLSLSLSPKAEDAQSHVAYSQVPDSKPSSDAQHSHTLAECPPVLPLQLKMEVEEEEVASGCMEERTEKERGELENTQAVVSGTKTLAGTSVPLSRVSEACSFPDSSAQLGNETCAPSSSCAEPLDGLQMGPVEDGVVATIFEEEKAEERRRLQAGEQPEGAEQWRGLAEEIIELSDEEERYLEEEEEDEDEEDLVFVENGSGNGSSGADDPSREAGMAAAAACKACGLALPADTTAIRAHAETHLTETGECRVCGAAFPEHGASVTHALSHVGILLFSCDMCQLQFSSQAKLVRHRRQSAACYSLPSPDQLNSVTQSQGGEVQCAVCTKPFAKDFKAVREHLLTHVCVQSLRCVVCQLSQPSLCALLWHALTHLSLAAFSCPVCACGFLERPLLDRHMVLHADTSMLARGGGPDGANGLEEDYRCFLCPQTFSSAATFHSHLSAHARGELGLQGWMGARKRKHDTGLDFSSCSSSSPMDGGGGGSGLGKLNLGFGLGMGLQDKVLQGGLPCFPGGLMPNSNDGSGGAMGGVVKQKWYRCRYCGKRFAHSGEFTYHLRIHTGEKPYQCKVCLRYFRGRSTMICHLKTHSGALMYRCTVCGLYFSTLKLVSSHMELHKDHLPPDFNIEQTFMYNDHSKEPLSNLDVP